One Catenulispora sp. EB89 DNA window includes the following coding sequences:
- a CDS encoding GPP34 family phosphoprotein: protein MHLLLLAVDPDRDGRPRFPPALAPALVLADLLDKTRRGRPAPDSLAEYLRTRAPGRLDRYVEEARELGILEVSVRREGYFGHTRIRVADRWPVERAVDRLVRILKSDQHPDDRDLAYVVLAEHLGRAQAHLKGRKFREERRRLELLVGWVSSGRGRHRSVANAVLYDGLRAIPLTTADLEASFAALR from the coding sequence ATGCACCTCCTCCTGCTCGCCGTCGACCCCGACCGCGACGGACGGCCACGCTTCCCCCCGGCCCTCGCGCCGGCCCTCGTCCTGGCCGACCTCCTCGACAAGACCAGGCGCGGCCGGCCGGCCCCGGACTCGCTGGCCGAGTACCTGCGGACCCGTGCGCCGGGACGGTTGGACCGGTACGTCGAGGAGGCCCGGGAGCTGGGGATCCTGGAGGTCAGCGTGCGCCGGGAAGGCTACTTCGGGCACACCCGGATCCGTGTCGCCGACCGGTGGCCGGTGGAGCGGGCCGTGGACCGGCTGGTGCGAATCCTCAAATCGGATCAGCATCCTGATGACAGGGATCTGGCTTACGTCGTCCTGGCCGAGCACCTCGGGCGCGCGCAGGCGCACCTGAAGGGCCGCAAGTTCCGTGAGGAACGCCGGCGGCTGGAACTGCTGGTCGGGTGGGTCAGTAGCGGGCGCGGGCGGCATCGCTCGGTGGCGAACGCGGTGCTGTACGACGGCCTGCGGGCCATCCCCCTGACGACGGCGGACCTGGAAGCCTCGTTCGCCGCCCTTCGGTGA
- a CDS encoding ROK family protein, whose product MHTTPADDLVLTATPAASLVFTTVLAHGPITRSEIAQRAGLSAAAVTKAVRPLMDVGYLVEDLNEGARSALGRPANPVRVNAGRAWFIGVKVTADEIIAVLTDLRCRVRAARHVRLTDREPEAVLPAITALVGELSTEADGLGVPVRGLGIAVSGDVDRAEGVVRYSPFLEWRDVPLAEIAASATGLPVTVDNDVRALTVAEQWFGAGVGLSDFALVTVGAGIGCGLVVHGRVVSGTHGVAGEIGHLPIEPLGPQCHCGNHGCVEAIAADPAILRDVREASGEPVATVADALEMARRGDPGARAVYARAGAAIGRAIGCVVNLFGPDRVIISGEGLAAYDLFADGIREAFVAAAFGTAAQCDLMTRPLSFEEWARGAAATSIQSFIGSDTQ is encoded by the coding sequence GTGCACACCACTCCCGCCGACGACCTGGTCCTGACCGCGACGCCCGCCGCGTCCCTGGTCTTCACCACCGTGCTCGCCCACGGGCCGATCACCCGGAGCGAGATCGCGCAGCGGGCCGGCCTGTCCGCGGCCGCCGTGACCAAGGCGGTGCGGCCGCTCATGGACGTGGGCTACCTCGTCGAAGACCTCAACGAGGGTGCGCGCTCCGCCCTGGGGCGCCCGGCCAATCCGGTCCGGGTGAACGCGGGGCGGGCGTGGTTCATCGGGGTCAAGGTGACCGCCGACGAGATCATCGCCGTCCTGACCGATCTGCGCTGCCGGGTCCGGGCGGCCCGGCACGTCCGGCTCACGGACCGGGAGCCGGAGGCCGTGCTCCCGGCGATCACCGCGCTGGTCGGGGAGCTGTCCACGGAAGCCGACGGACTGGGTGTGCCGGTACGGGGCCTGGGCATCGCCGTCTCCGGCGACGTGGACCGGGCCGAGGGCGTGGTCCGCTACTCGCCCTTCCTGGAGTGGCGGGACGTCCCGCTCGCCGAGATCGCCGCGTCCGCCACCGGGCTGCCGGTCACGGTCGACAACGACGTCCGGGCGCTCACCGTCGCCGAGCAGTGGTTCGGGGCCGGAGTCGGGCTGTCCGACTTCGCGCTCGTGACCGTCGGCGCCGGCATCGGCTGCGGCCTCGTGGTCCACGGACGCGTGGTGTCGGGCACGCACGGAGTGGCCGGCGAGATCGGCCATCTGCCCATCGAACCGCTCGGCCCGCAGTGCCACTGCGGCAACCACGGGTGCGTCGAAGCCATCGCGGCGGACCCGGCGATCCTGCGCGACGTCCGCGAGGCCTCGGGGGAACCCGTGGCCACGGTGGCCGACGCGCTGGAGATGGCCCGCCGCGGCGACCCCGGGGCCCGTGCGGTCTACGCCCGGGCCGGCGCGGCGATCGGCCGGGCCATCGGCTGCGTCGTCAACCTGTTCGGCCCGGACCGGGTGATCATCTCCGGCGAGGGGCTGGCCGCCTACGACCTGTTCGCCGACGGGATCCGCGAGGCGTTCGTGGCGGCGGCGTTCGGCACCGCGGCCCAGTGCGACCTGATGACCCGGCCGCTGTCGTTCGAGGAGTGGGCGCGCGGCGCCGCGGCGACCTCGATCCAGTCCTTCATCGGTTCGGACACGCAGTAA
- a CDS encoding glycoside hydrolase N-terminal domain-containing protein produces MDIPRRSFLAGAAAGAVTVFGVRPAFAATPAPVRPAQSPLLSPALAAKNQLWWQAPASPSSMMTQGLPVGNGRLGALASNDPGSEYLTITDDTLWTGGRNDSLQSDGQFPYSANDFGSFALLAQLTVAIPAHDLSVVNNYRRTLDLAQGLLTTSYDVNGVTYQRQIFTSRPDDVIVLRFTQHGGGTYTGTVSLAGTHGESTAVDSSQMLASFGGTLANGLTYGAALTAQSGTGTVAVTGTSLSFTGCRDLTIVVSGGTDYAPDFAAGFRNPDIDPLGLAQTKVLDAVQQAPTALLYTHVADFLGEFSTFAVDFGASSPSQKALDTWDRIQARARDDIPDPELEAAYVQFGRYLMISGSRGGLPLNLQGLWLDGNNPAWMADFHTDINLQMNYWMADRVGLSDCFDALTDYCLAQLPSWTDITQRLFNSPTNRYRNSSGKIAGWTIAISTNPYGGGGWWWHPAGNAWLCHNLFEHYEYTQDRAYLAKIYPLIKGAVQFWEARLITTTVTDPSGSTRQVLIADSDWSPEQGPLDAKGITYAQEQVWSLFSHYQTAAQVLGRDSGYSRTVQGLQQQLYLPVVSPTTGWLEEWMTPDNLGDPQHRHLSPLFGLFPGDRIRPDGSTPADIVAGATALLTARGMNSYGWANAWRSLCWSRLKNSQNAYQLYVNNLKPSTDGSNGTAQNLFDILNLSAGSGAFQIDANFGTPSAAVDMLVYSRPGYVELLPALPAAWAASGSVTGVGVRGGFSVDIAWKGGKVTRARLRSVGGQSTTVVVNGKTQVVRLRAGQSVSLEEL; encoded by the coding sequence ATGGACATCCCTCGCAGAAGCTTCCTGGCCGGCGCCGCAGCCGGCGCGGTCACCGTGTTCGGCGTGCGGCCCGCCTTCGCGGCCACGCCGGCCCCGGTACGTCCGGCACAGTCCCCGCTGCTGTCCCCGGCTCTGGCCGCGAAGAACCAGCTGTGGTGGCAGGCGCCCGCCTCCCCCTCCTCGATGATGACGCAGGGCCTGCCGGTCGGGAACGGCCGGCTCGGGGCGCTGGCGAGCAACGACCCCGGCTCCGAGTACCTGACGATCACCGACGACACGCTGTGGACCGGCGGCCGCAACGACTCGTTGCAGAGCGACGGCCAGTTCCCGTACAGCGCCAACGATTTCGGCTCCTTCGCTCTGCTCGCGCAGCTCACCGTCGCCATTCCGGCTCATGACCTGAGCGTGGTCAACAACTACCGGCGCACGCTCGACCTCGCTCAGGGGCTGCTGACGACGTCGTACGACGTCAACGGCGTCACCTACCAGCGGCAGATCTTCACCAGCCGACCTGACGACGTCATAGTCCTGCGATTCACGCAGCACGGCGGCGGCACGTACACCGGCACGGTCTCCCTGGCCGGTACCCACGGCGAATCCACTGCCGTCGACAGTTCCCAGATGCTCGCCTCGTTCGGTGGCACGCTCGCCAACGGCTTGACGTACGGCGCGGCCCTCACGGCTCAGAGCGGCACCGGCACGGTCGCCGTCACCGGGACGTCGTTGTCGTTCACCGGTTGCCGGGACCTGACGATCGTCGTCAGCGGCGGCACCGACTACGCGCCGGACTTCGCGGCGGGTTTCCGGAACCCGGACATCGATCCACTCGGCCTGGCGCAGACCAAGGTCCTCGACGCGGTCCAGCAGGCGCCGACCGCGCTGCTCTACACGCACGTCGCCGACTTCCTCGGCGAGTTCAGCACGTTCGCCGTCGACTTCGGCGCGTCGTCCCCGTCCCAGAAGGCGCTGGACACCTGGGACCGGATCCAGGCCCGTGCCCGGGACGACATCCCCGACCCGGAGCTGGAAGCCGCGTACGTGCAGTTCGGGCGCTACCTGATGATCTCCGGATCCCGGGGCGGCCTGCCGCTCAACCTCCAGGGGCTGTGGCTGGACGGCAACAACCCGGCGTGGATGGCCGACTTCCACACCGACATCAACCTGCAGATGAACTACTGGATGGCCGACCGGGTCGGGCTGTCCGACTGCTTCGACGCGCTGACCGACTACTGCCTCGCGCAGCTGCCGTCGTGGACGGACATCACGCAGCGGCTGTTCAACAGCCCGACGAACCGGTACCGCAACTCCAGCGGGAAGATCGCCGGCTGGACCATCGCGATCTCCACCAATCCGTACGGCGGAGGCGGCTGGTGGTGGCATCCGGCCGGGAACGCGTGGCTGTGCCACAACCTGTTCGAGCACTACGAGTACACGCAGGACCGTGCGTATCTGGCGAAGATCTACCCGCTGATCAAGGGCGCCGTGCAGTTCTGGGAGGCGCGGCTGATCACCACGACCGTGACGGATCCCTCTGGGAGCACGCGGCAGGTGCTGATCGCGGACAGCGACTGGTCACCGGAGCAGGGGCCGCTGGATGCCAAGGGCATCACTTATGCGCAGGAGCAGGTGTGGAGCCTGTTCAGCCACTACCAGACCGCGGCTCAGGTCCTCGGCCGGGACTCCGGATACAGCCGGACCGTCCAGGGGCTTCAGCAGCAGCTGTACCTGCCGGTGGTCAGCCCCACGACCGGGTGGCTGGAGGAGTGGATGACTCCTGACAACCTCGGGGATCCGCAGCACCGGCATCTGTCCCCGCTGTTCGGACTGTTCCCCGGCGACCGTATCCGGCCCGACGGTTCGACGCCTGCGGACATCGTCGCCGGCGCGACCGCGCTGCTCACGGCGCGTGGGATGAACAGCTATGGCTGGGCCAACGCGTGGCGCAGCCTGTGCTGGTCGCGGTTGAAGAACTCGCAGAACGCCTACCAGCTGTACGTCAACAACCTGAAGCCATCGACTGACGGGAGCAACGGCACGGCGCAGAACCTGTTCGACATCCTCAACCTCTCGGCCGGCAGCGGCGCGTTCCAGATCGACGCGAACTTCGGGACTCCGTCCGCGGCTGTCGACATGCTGGTGTACTCGCGGCCCGGGTACGTCGAGCTGCTGCCGGCGCTGCCTGCCGCGTGGGCTGCTTCGGGGTCGGTCACCGGGGTCGGGGTGCGGGGCGGCTTCAGTGTCGACATCGCTTGGAAGGGTGGCAAGGTCACCCGGGCCAGGTTGCGGAGCGTCGGTGGTCAGAGCACGACGGTGGTGGTCAACGGCAAGACGCAGGTCGTGCGCTTGCGGGCCGGGCAGTCCGTTTCCTTGGAGGAGCTGTGA
- a CDS encoding carbohydrate-binding protein translates to MRSSSYPRLPKIARAALILVSAGTVAAVVPAAAVQADTHSSAARTTATAAASTTATTMAATPYMGWSSWSMQSSSYPGLNTNGSYSYLTEANVLKQTDALAATLSAYGYDYVNIDAGWWRDNTWKPEYDQNARQAPDPVRFPNGMKAVADHIHAKGLKAGIYLPVGLEKEAYGGGTVPIWNAPGCTTADIVYPDLRTTNGWDSSYKLNFANACAQKYVDSQAQMLADWGYDFLKVDGVGPGSGKSGDNYDNTPDVAAWNQAIAATGRPIHLELSWSLDRGTAATWKQYSNGWRIDTDVECYCSTLVTWDNSVKARWNDAPVWSDVAAPGGWNDLDSLDVGNGTMDGLTNAERQSYETLWAINKSPLFTGDDLTQLDSYGLSLLTNREVIAVDQSASPVARPISTMGDQQVWAAKNADGSYTVALFNLAAAPEAVTANWAALGFQGNAAVHDLWNHQDLGSYRNQITEALPAHGSRLFTVRPAGSPVTTTAYEAESPTNTLSGSAAIGDCSECSGGKKVGNLYGTAKLQFNGITVKKAGIYTITVAYVDGSTDRTATISSNTGSGTNIAFPSTGDWNTVHSISFQLGLNAGANTITFDSNGWYSPDIDKIDVPASS, encoded by the coding sequence ATGCGGTCATCCTCGTACCCCCGCCTGCCCAAAATCGCCAGAGCCGCGCTGATCCTGGTCTCCGCGGGCACGGTCGCCGCGGTCGTCCCGGCAGCAGCCGTGCAGGCCGACACCCACAGCTCGGCCGCACGGACAACCGCGACCGCCGCCGCAAGCACCACCGCGACCACCATGGCCGCCACGCCCTACATGGGCTGGTCGAGCTGGAGCATGCAGTCCTCGTCGTATCCGGGGCTGAACACCAACGGCAGCTACAGCTACCTGACCGAGGCCAATGTCCTGAAGCAGACCGACGCCTTGGCGGCCACCCTCAGCGCCTACGGCTACGACTACGTCAACATCGACGCCGGCTGGTGGCGCGACAACACGTGGAAGCCCGAATACGACCAGAACGCCCGGCAGGCCCCGGACCCGGTCCGCTTCCCGAACGGGATGAAGGCGGTCGCAGACCACATCCACGCCAAGGGCCTCAAGGCCGGTATCTACCTCCCGGTCGGCCTGGAGAAGGAAGCCTACGGCGGCGGCACCGTCCCGATCTGGAACGCCCCCGGCTGCACCACGGCCGACATCGTCTATCCGGACCTGCGCACCACCAACGGCTGGGACAGCTCCTACAAGCTGAACTTCGCCAACGCCTGCGCGCAGAAGTACGTCGACTCCCAGGCGCAGATGCTCGCCGACTGGGGCTACGACTTCCTGAAGGTCGACGGCGTCGGGCCCGGCTCGGGCAAGTCCGGCGACAACTACGACAACACCCCGGACGTGGCCGCCTGGAACCAGGCCATCGCCGCCACCGGCCGCCCCATCCACCTGGAGCTCTCCTGGTCGCTCGACCGGGGCACCGCCGCCACCTGGAAGCAGTACTCGAACGGCTGGCGCATCGACACCGACGTCGAGTGCTACTGCAGCACGCTGGTCACCTGGGACAACTCGGTCAAGGCGCGCTGGAACGACGCGCCGGTGTGGAGCGACGTGGCCGCCCCCGGCGGCTGGAACGACCTGGACTCGCTCGACGTCGGCAACGGCACGATGGACGGCCTGACCAACGCCGAGCGGCAGAGCTACGAGACGCTGTGGGCCATCAACAAGTCCCCGCTGTTCACCGGCGACGACCTCACCCAGCTGGACAGCTACGGCCTGTCGCTGCTGACCAACCGCGAGGTCATCGCCGTCGACCAGAGCGCCTCGCCGGTCGCCCGGCCGATCAGCACCATGGGCGACCAGCAGGTCTGGGCCGCCAAGAACGCCGACGGAAGCTACACCGTCGCGCTGTTCAACCTCGCCGCCGCGCCTGAAGCCGTCACCGCCAACTGGGCCGCCCTCGGGTTCCAGGGCAACGCCGCGGTGCACGACCTGTGGAACCACCAGGACCTCGGCAGCTACCGCAACCAGATCACCGAGGCGCTGCCCGCGCACGGCTCGCGCCTGTTCACCGTCCGGCCCGCCGGCAGCCCCGTGACCACCACCGCCTACGAGGCCGAGTCCCCGACCAACACGCTGTCCGGCAGCGCCGCGATCGGCGACTGCTCCGAGTGCTCGGGCGGGAAGAAGGTCGGGAACCTCTACGGCACCGCGAAGCTCCAGTTCAACGGCATCACGGTGAAGAAGGCCGGGATCTACACCATCACCGTCGCCTACGTCGACGGCAGCACCGACCGGACCGCGACCATCTCCTCCAACACCGGCAGCGGCACGAACATCGCCTTCCCGTCCACCGGCGACTGGAACACCGTCCACTCCATCAGCTTCCAGCTGGGACTGAACGCGGGCGCCAACACCATCACCTTCGACAGCAACGGGTGGTACTCCCCCGACATCGACAAGATCGACGTCCCCGCGTCCTCCTGA